CATCCAATTTTTCACGGCGCTAAACCTTAAAAGTTCTTTTGCCGACACAACGCTGCAATGGGGTCAACGGTTCAAAAATAGCATTGAGAAACAAGGTGAATCTGAATTCGCCGGCATATTGTTCAAGACCGGGACTCTGCCGCCGCCCGATGGAACCGAATGGGCCGCGCCCTAGCGGAAGACGCGGCCCGATCGGCCTACGCGCCGATGTAAACCGGCGTGCCGACGTCGGTTACGGAATATAGTTTCTTGGCGAACGCGGCGGGGAGGCGGACGCAGCCATGGCTGGCGGGAACGCCCGGGTTGAAGCCAGCGTGAAGAGCGATGCCGTACTGGTCGATGCGCTGCATCCAGGGCATCGGCGCATTATCGTACTTCTTCGAACGGTACATCGGCTGCTTGGCGAGCACCGAAAAGATGCCGGTCGGCGTCGGCTTCTCATCCTTGCCGCTCGAGATGGTCGATGCGGCAACCAGCGTGTCGCCACGATAGAGGTAGGCCATCTGGTCAGACAGGCTGACGACGACGCGCTGCGCGCCGGCGGATTCGGGAACGTAGCGCCACAGGTACTGGCCGGGGCGAAGCGCTTTCGGGCCGAAGGCGTCCATCATGTCGATGCGCGCCTGCGACGCGGCGTCGCTCGCCTGCATCTTGGCTTCGTAGGTTTCCAGCGCATAAGCCGGGGTCGTAGCGACGGTAGTCGCAAGTACGCACGATCCCGTCAGCGCAAGCGCGAGGGCTAGCTGCTTCATTTCACACCTGAATTTTAATTGTTGACTTTTGCTGCGAGAATGCTCGGACCCTGAGTCGAGTTCCGTGCAAAACGTGCATGGCCCGCCTTGAGACGCGCCAAGGGGGACTGCTATGAGGCGCGGATGAAGCCCCGGCTTTCCCCAGCAATCGCGGCCATTGCGGCCGGAACCGGCGCTTTCCTGCTGCTCAAATGGCTGCGCCCGAATCCGGAATCCGCGACCGCGCCGAGACCGCCGTTGCGCGACGATCTCGTCGAGGAAGCGGACGAAGAGTCTTTCCCCGCAAGCGACCCGCCGTCATGGACGATGGGAGAGGACGAACCGCTCTAAAGCCCCAGTCGCTCGCGCTATTGCTCGTCGAGCAGGTCCTGCGTTTCCGGGTGATCCCGCATGTAGGCGGCGAAGAAGGGGCAGATCGGCACGACCTTTAAGCCCCGGTCGCGCGCTGCGCCGAGGCCGAAGCGTATCAAGGCCGAACCGACGCCCTGGCCTTCGTGCGCGTGCGGCACCTCCGTGTGCGTGAAGATGATCTTGCCGGGCACGAGCTTGTATTCGGCGATGCCTAAACTGCCGTCGCCAAGATCGGCCTCGAAGCGATGGCGGTCGGGATTGTCGCGGATGGCGTACTGGCGTTGCGGCGAGGTCATTCCCGGGGTGTAGCGGCGGCCTCTGGGTCGCACCAGCTTGGAGCGAAACGGCTGTTGGCGTAATCTGCGGCAATCGCAGGAGATCGCCGATGCGCAAAGCCGTTCTCGCGTACCTGTTGTCCGCCATGTCGCTCGCCATGCCTCAAGGCGTCCTGGCGCAAAGCCACGATACCCACGCGC
This portion of the Sphingomonas limnosediminicola genome encodes:
- a CDS encoding L,D-transpeptidase family protein, translated to MKQLALALALTGSCVLATTVATTPAYALETYEAKMQASDAASQARIDMMDAFGPKALRPGQYLWRYVPESAGAQRVVVSLSDQMAYLYRGDTLVAASTISSGKDEKPTPTGIFSVLAKQPMYRSKKYDNAPMPWMQRIDQYGIALHAGFNPGVPASHGCVRLPAAFAKKLYSVTDVGTPVYIGA
- a CDS encoding GNAT family N-acetyltransferase; the protein is MTSPQRQYAIRDNPDRHRFEADLGDGSLGIAEYKLVPGKIIFTHTEVPHAHEGQGVGSALIRFGLGAARDRGLKVVPICPFFAAYMRDHPETQDLLDEQ